The Halomonas binhaiensis nucleotide sequence TACCGGCAGATGATCAAGGACATGGAAACCCAATACGAGCAGATCTGGGACGAAGTGAAGGATCAGGTCAATGGGTGACGCCCAGTGACGGATCACGGATTGGAAGGGGGGCTGCAATGAATATCAGTCGTGTGGCTCTGGCGCTGGCCAGTATCGGCATTGCCGGGGGCTTCCATGTCGATGCCCTGGGGTACCCATCACGCGCAGCAAGCATGCCATTGATCTATTCGGTAGTCGTTGCCCTGCTGGGTGTCGCGATGCTTGTTCAGGAAGTGATCGGGGCACGGCGTCGAAGGATAGCGTCTACGCCATCCTCCGACACACCCGGTACAGCATCAGCTGAAAGTGACAGCGACGCGGGTGGGCAGCGCTGGAAGGCCCTGCTGGTACTGGTGCTGGCCGCGATCTACGTCAACAGCATCATGTGGTTGGGCTATGTACTGGCGACGGTGGTGTTCATGTTGATTGC carries:
- a CDS encoding tripartite tricarboxylate transporter TctB family protein, whose product is MNISRVALALASIGIAGGFHVDALGYPSRAASMPLIYSVVVALLGVAMLVQEVIGARRRRIASTPSSDTPGTASAESDSDAGGQRWKALLVLVLAAIYVNSIMWLGYVLATVVFMLIALAIVRHVALRFSLIGISVLVAMVCLVFIGFLGLPVPILPPVLAAF